A single Larimichthys crocea isolate SSNF chromosome VIII, L_crocea_2.0, whole genome shotgun sequence DNA region contains:
- the LOC104938266 gene encoding cyclic nucleotide-gated cation channel beta-3: MSKHCSSPAPGSQPGVLTWISGALPQPAVSPKLSQANSMTKEENATTSKPEDDKGMIAWIAQGLEKVVPQPDLKSRDPAPAEPPAEVRPAPPAAAAEPQVTAAKVETDKDKTTSATTDNKPLPPRMIDWIKQGIEKAIPQPEIPIRSKAEEKPEAPASAKAEPPAPEPAAPKPATDTDKPSKEAEQQPNMVGWIVSGIGRIFPQPVPKQDAGSDDVQNISIGQKSTDLVLEDIEQDNDKEAKQEKETEDAGTAVTDSIEKEERLQEERLEAARIAEEMARKAAEEAVRQLEVEHSAKIVIETLPESNEQLPNILEEENEDDPELQNLQEDTEDNTDNRSPEGNKKTTVDEEKKTDQCAPDLCPPKEQDTPSSTAVEPASEKRDLESPVTQQPEPQAPEAPTTTTEEAKAAGAAEGGEGSGGKGLGGAPALKVEDVGLKLPQILSPTGDLSADEDDGELSRADLRSNQGDFLTADDDTRPLSAASVGSVVIQDRLNQLVVLFKGRTELRKERLVDPDESEEESPSSPSKAPPAPPPPPPPPPGDEKKDEAPAAKEEEEEEKDLELPFKILGRPVKIPRLSKYLKLPKLPKVPDWLRPIVEYRFPSSIDPFTDLIYVIWLFIVVAAWNWNVWLIPVRWAFPYQTPENIHVWLLIDYTCDLIYITDILVFQTRLQFVRGGDIVCDKKDMRENYMSTERFKMDVISLFPMEVFYYFTGVNSLLRFPRLFKYMAFFEFNDRMEAVMKKAYIYRVIRTSTYLLYSLHINACLFYWGSDYEGLGSTKWVYNGKGFAYIRCYYFAVKTLITIGGLPDPTTVFEICFQNINYFVGVFAFSIMIGQMRDVVGAATAGENYYRACMDSTVKYMNSYNIPREVQNRIKTWYDYTWKSQGMLDEQELLIQLPAKMRLDIAVDVNYAIVSKVALFQGCDRQMVFDMLTRLKSVVYLPGDFVCKKGEIGREMYIIKQGEVQVVGGPDLQTVFVTIRAGSVFGEISLLAGGGGNRRTANVKAHGFANLFILDKKDLAEILVHYPESQKLLRKKAKTMLTKDKKPDEKGGGKEVVVIPARPDTPKMFKAALKVAEQAGIEGAFTKLRESYRPSDGTEDVAPPPSPAPGHGADSSMVIRMTSREAGEEVLIVEEKKKTE, from the exons ATGAGTAAACACTGTTCCAGCCCGGCGCCCGGCTCTCAGCCCGGTGTGTTGACCTGGATCAGCGGCGCTCTGCCTCAACCGGCGGTCTCACCGAAGCTGAGCCAAGCCAACTCCATGACCAAG GAGGAAAATGCAACAACCAG TAAACCTGAAGACGA CAAAGGGATGATTGCTTGGATCGCTCAGGGTTTGGAGAAAGTCGTTCCTCAGCCTGATCTGAAGAGCAGAGATCCAGCACCGGCCGAGCCGCCCGCTGAG GTGCGTCCAGCACCGCCTGCAGCAG CTGCAGAGCCTCAGGTGACCGCGGCGAAGgtggaaacagacaaagacaaaactaCATCAGCAACAACTGACAACAAACCCCTCCCACCCAG GATGatagactggatcaaacagggCATCGAGAAGGCGATTCCTCAGCCGGAGATTCCTATCCGCTCAAAGGCAGAAGAGAAGCCTGAAGCTCCTGCTTCAGCCAAAG CAGAACCTCCGGCACCAGAACCTGCAGCCCCAAAACCTGCCACTGACACTGACAA GCCTTCCAaggaagcagagcagcagcccAA TATGGTGGGCTGGATCGTCAGTGGGATTGGTCGAATCTTCCCTCAGCCTGTACCGAAGCAG GACGCTGGCAGCGACGATGTGCAGAACA TCAGCATCGGACAGAAGAGTACAGACCTGGTGCTGGAGGACATCGAACAGGACAATGACAAGGAGGCCAAacaggagaaggag aCAGAAGATGCAGGTACTGCAGTGACGGATAGCATCGAGAAGGAGGAAAG ACTGCAGGAGGAGCGTCTGGAGGCGGCCCGCATCGCAGAGGAGATGGCCAGGAAGGCAGCGGAGGAGGCAGTCCGACAGCTCGAGGTGGAGCATTCAGCTAAGATCGTCATAGAAACGCTACCAGAGTCCAACGAGCA ACTGCCCAACATCCTGGAGGAAGAAAACGAGGACGACCCAGA ATTGCAGAACCTGCAGGAGGACACAGAAGACAACACAGACAATAGAAGTCCAGAGGGAAATAAGAAAACCACTGttgatgaagagaaaaaaacagacca GTGTGCGCCGGACCTCTGTCCACCGAAAGAGCAAGACACTCCGTCATCGACAGCTGTGGAACCAGCATCGGAGAAGAGAGACCTGGAGAGTCCGGTCACCCAACAACCAGAGCCACAAGCCCCAGAAGCCCCGACCACGACCACAGAAGAG gcCAAGGCAGCGGGAGCAGCagaaggaggtgaag GGAGTGGTGGTAAAGGTTTGGGTGGAGCTCCGGCTCTGAAGGTGGAGGACGTGGGCCTGAAACTCCCCCAAATTCTCAG TCCTACAGGTGATCTGTCTGCAGATGAGGACGATGGGGAGCTGTCGAGGGCTGATCTGAGATCCAATCAGGGCGACTTTCTGACGGCAGACGATGA TACGCGCCCTCTGTCGGCTGCCAGTGTCGGCAGCGTGGTGATCCAGGACCGGCTGAACCAGCTCGTTGTGCTTTTTAAAGGTCGCACAGAGCTACGAAAAGAGCGGCTGGTGGACCCGGATGAGTCTGAGGAAGAAAGTCCATCAT CCCCAAGCAAAGCTccacctgcacctcctcctcctcctccacctccaccaggaGATGAGAAGAAGGACGAAGCTCCTGCagccaaagaagaagaggaagaagagaaagaccTGGAGCTCCCCTTTAAAATTTTGGGGCGGCCGGTAAAGATTCCCAGACTGTCCAAATATCTCAAACTTCCCAAACTCCCCAAAGTTCCTGACTGGCTCCGACCCATCGTGGAGTACCGCTTCCCCTCCAGCATCGACCCGTTCACCG ACCTGATCTACGTCATCTGGCTCTTCATTGTTGTGGCGGCGTGGAACTGGAACGTGTGGTTGATTCCCGTCCGCTGGGCGTTTCCTTACCAAACCCCCGAAAACATCCATGTGTGGCTGCTGATCGACTACACCTGCGACCTCATCTACATCACCGACATCCTCGTCTTCCAGACCAGACTGCAGTTTGTCCGTGGAGGAGACATCGTG tgtgacaAAAAAGACATGAGAGAAAACTACATGAGCACCGAGAGGTTCAAG ATGGACGTCATCAGTTTGTTCCCAATGGAGGTTTTCTACTACTTCACTGGAGTGAACTCTCTGCTGAGGTTTCCTCGTCTGTTCAAG TACATGGCTTTCTTTGAGTTCAACGACAGAATGGAAGCTGTGATGAAGAAAGCGTACATCTACAG GGTGATCCGAACCTCCACCTACCTCCTGTACTCTCTGCACATCAACGCCTGTCTCTTCTACTGGGGCTCAGACTATGAAGGACTGGGATCCACCAAGTGGGTCTACAACGGAAAGGGCTTCGC TTACATCCGCTGTTACTACTTTGCTGTGAAGACACTGATCACCATCGGAGGACTGCCGGACCCCACCACCGTCTTCGAGATCTGCTTCCAGAACATCAACTACTTCGTTGGTGTCTTTGCTTTCTCGATCATGATTGGTCAG aTGAGAGATGTGGTCGGAGCTGCGACAGCCGGTGAGAACTACTACCGGGCCTGCATGGACAGCACCGTCAAGTACATGAACTCCTACAACATCCCCCGAGAGGTCCAGAACCGGATCAAGACCTGGTATGACTACACCTGGAAGAGCCAAGGCATGCTGG ACGAGCAGGAGCTGCTCATACAGCTTCCTGCTAAGATGAGGCTGGACATTGCCGTGGACGTCAACTACGCCATCGTCAGTAAAGTCGCCCTGTTCCAG GGCTGCGACAGGCAGATGGTGTTCGACATGCTGACCAGGCTCAAATCTGTCGTGTACCTGCCCGGAGACTTCGTCTGCAAgaag ggtGAGATCGGCAGAGAGATGTACATCATCAAACAGGGGGAGGTCCAGGTGGTGGGCGGTCCGGACCTGCAGACGGTGTTTGTCACCATCAGAGCCGGCTCGGTGTTCGGGGAGATCAG tttgctggcaggtggaggaggaaaccgACGTACAGCTAACGTGAAGGCGCACGGCTTCGCTAACCTCTTCATCCTGGATAAGAAGGACCTGGCAGAGATCCTGGTGCACTACCCGGAGTCCCAGAAACTGCTCCGCAAGAAGGCCAA gacGATGTTGACGAAGGACAAGAAGCCGGATGAGAAGGGTGGAGGTAAAGAGGTGGTGGTCATCCCAGCCAGACCGGACACCCCCAAAATGTTCAAGGCGGCTCTGAAGGTGGCAGAGCAGGCGGGGATCGAAGGAGCCTTCACCAAACTGAGGGAGAGCTACAGACCGTCAGACGGTACCGAG gATGtggccccccctccctctccggCTCCGGGTCACGGCGCCGACAGCTCCATGGTCATCAGGATGACATCACGAGAGGCGGGAGAGGAGGTGCTGAtcgtggaggagaagaagaagacggagtGA